The genome window TTGGGCGGATAAATTTTTTAAAAATTGCAATTTTTTCTGGGAAGAATCCAGTAAACTTAATTTTACATCTGGATAAATTATTTTTAAAGGGATCCCAGGAAAACCTGCCCCCGTTCCGACGTCACAAATTTTCATTTCAGGCCGAAATACGGTTGACCCCCACTGTAAAGCTGGGATAATAGAGTCATAAAAATGCTTCAAATAAGCTTCTTTTTGATCAGTTATCCGCGTTAAATTATATTTTTGATTTGTCTCAATCAACTCTTGATAGTAAAAAGAAAATTGCTGCATTGCAGCTTGTACATCAAGTCCTGGCATCTGTTTAAGAATTGTTTCTAGTTCATCTGGATCCAATTTTTCCCTCTTTGTGAAACTATTGTTTTACAACTACTTTAGCGAAAGAAATCAAACTGGTCAATAACTAGATTAAAGGAGAACGATGATAAATAAAAAAGAAATTCGCCAAATTCAAATCTCTAAATTACAAAATCTCCCTGCAGACGAGCGAATTACTCAGGCAACTCAAATTTTTGCTAATTTCAAAAACACGAAAAATTTTCAGCAAGCTAAAAACATCGCAATGTTTTGGAGTACTGAACTTGAATTGCCGACTCATGAATTTATAAATGAAATTAAAACGCACAAGCACGTTTATCTACCCGTTGTTGCCCCTCAGCACCAATTAATTTTTCGAAAATTTGTTTCGGAAGCTACCATGCAAACTAATCGGGGAATCGATGAGCCAACCCCAGATTCCCCTACAATTTCGCCTAATGATTTAGATTTAATTGTTGTTCCTGGATTAATCTTCTCCCGCACAAAATATCGAATCGGCTTTGGCGGAGGTTATTACGACCGTTTTTTAGCGAAATATGATAATTTCTCCACAGCTCTTTCTTTCAAAGAACAATTTGTTTCTGATCCGACTTGGGAAATTGACTCATTTGATCGACCCGTAAAACAATTAATTACCCCGAACGCTATTTACTAAGGAAAGGTACCTAATGTCTAAACTAATTCTTATCCGCCACGGAGAAAGCACCTCAAATCGCGACAATATTTTTACCGGCTGGAACGATGTTCTGCTAACCGAAAAAGGAATTGCGCAGGCAATTTCTGCCGGACAGAAGATCAAAAATAGTCAGATTCAATTTAGTGAAATCCATACATCTGTTCTCGCGCGGGCAATTCAAACCGCCAATATAATTGCCGATACGATTGACCAAAGTTATTTGCCGCTTTATAAAAGCTGGCGCTTAAATGAACGTCACTATGGCGCACTGAAAGGAATTAATAAAGATCGTGCACGGGAAATTTATGGCGCAAATCAAGTTGCTTTATGGCGGCGTAATTTTGCTGCGACACCTCCACTTTTAACCAATCCTGACTTTGATCGAAGATACCAAAACGTTCCAAAAGATAGTTTGCCGCTTGGCGAGAGCCTTGCTACTTCCTTAACACGCGTATTAGTCTACTATGAAGACATAATTGCCCCAAAATTAAGAACTAATCAAGATTTGCTGTTAGTTGCTCACGGTTCGACAATTCGCGTTTTAATCAAAAATTTTGATCAAATTAGCGGCTCTGAACTAGATGGAGTTAAAGTTGCCAACGGATCTCCGATTGTTTACGAGTTTGATCATGCTTTGAATGTCACGAAGAAGTTCTCACTTTAAAAAATTGAAAAAATAAACGCTGATGAAATATTTTGTCTCTCATCAGCGTTTTTATTTACGTATAACCAATCATCATAGTCCCGCCACGTCCGTCAAAGTAAAAGTTATCTTCGACTGATATTTCCCGCTTGCTGGAACAAGGCGCGGATTTAGCTTGATCTTCAAATTCCATGGCAAGCTCCAATTGTCTTGAAACAATAGCCCAGGAACTTGTTGTTCGCCCAGCACGGTTGGAGTTGCACTTAGAGGATGATCACCCGCAGTGTCTGTATAGATCAAAGGATCTGAGGCAATTACTAGCCCGCTATTATTCTTGAATCTTGTTGCCTCCGCTTCCAAGTGCCACTTCTTGTGCTTACGGATATTTCTCGTATCAGTAACCTCAACATTTTGATTTGCACTTGTAGCGATAAATTCTGAAGATTTCAGCTCGTGTCTACCAAACTCAATTGAACTTGGAACCGTCATCGTACACCGTCCTGTCTGATCCCAAACGTAAGTTCTCACTGTCGTACTCGTTTGTGAATCGCTGATGATCTGAGCAGCAATTCTTACTGCCCCTTTAGCGTCATGATCGCTTCCTGTACCGACTTCCCGCCACTGAGGATCAGTACAATAATACGTCTCGCCCCCATCACTAATTTGATCCTGAATATTAGGATTTGGTAGACCTGTCGTGGCTGAGAGCTTTGTTTCGGCTCCAAGCGTTAGCTTCCACAATCTATTAGTTCCACTCAACATTTGATCAGTGCTGGCACCATTCTTTACTTTGAAGTTAGTCAGATCAAGCGTTTTAAGGTTATTACAATTCTGAAAGATCGAACTATAATCAGTCACATTGCTGGTATCGATAGCTGTCAACCCATCAATAGAAGTCGCTGAACTTAAATCAGCAAACAGATTCTTTAAAGATCCCGTTGCTGTAACGCCTGGCTTCATTACAACTTTAGTGATTTCACTTGCCCGATTGTGCCACGGCCACATTAAGTTAGTGTTATCTACTGCTCCATTTAGTTCATGAGGAAATATTGTGAGAGCTTTAGTAGTTGGATCAATTGACCACCACAAATAATCACTCAAACTTATAGTCTTTACATCCGACACGTTATTGGCATTATCGACTGCTACAATATGAAGATATTTTCCTGCACCATCAGCGCGATCAATATTTAATGACGCTTGATCATCACTCGATGAATTAGGATTAAGATTAATGTTAGTGACCTCACCCGTTACAGAATTTTTATTTATCGATGGCATACCCAAAGGATCATCATCTATCTGGTAAACATAACCTTTTAAACCACTTTTTAATAACACCTTAACCAAATCGGAAATTTTAGTTGTAAGAAGAGTTTTAGCTTTCACTCGATAAAGATACTCAACTCCATTGTCACTTGTATTAATATTTAAATTAAGTCGATCGCTATCTTGTGATACAAAACCTATTTCAGGTATATCAGGGGCAGCATCATCTTTTACCGTCCGGTCAACCCCTTTAGTCGTTGTATTTAAGGTACTTGTATGATAAGTCATATTAGCAATAATTTTAGCTTCATCAGGCGTACATGCACCTGTCGTATGACCTGTTTGGATCATCGCGTAATTATTTTTGCTTACTAAATACCAATTATCGTCACCAATGATGTTTCCATTCTGGTCATAGGCATAATGAGTAGTTCCAGAGTTAGGGAAAGTCACCGTTCCAGGAGAAAACTGCATCCAGCGAGTAGCACCGCTTGTGTAATCAAAATATTGCATAACGCTGTGAGCTGGGCTTATTTTATAAATTTTAGTTGGGTCTAATTCATAAGGGTATTGATTCAACAAACCAACGGTTGAAAATGATACTCTATTTGTTCCCATAGCATGGTCAGCAATTGCAATGTCTGTTGTAGATCCACCATTAGCTAAAACTTCATTTCGAAGTTGTAAGCCTATTTTATTTGCAAATTTATTAAAATAAGGGTGTGCTGGATTGGGTTCACAAACTAAGGTATCATGACCAAAAATTAATGATCTTCCACTCCTGCCAAAAGCCTCAACTTTTAACTGAGAGTCAGCGGTCAAATCAGTAATTACCGGCTGCCCGCCACCATTACTATCGGCAGAACCAAAATAAATCCCATCAAAAGCATATTTACCTGTGCCATCTTTCATATATCCATCAGGATTTTTGTTAAATTCTGCCAAAGAAACGGGAGTGACATCAATTAGCCCCATTGATACTGGCTGTCCAGTATTCGGATCTATTTGATTAAACCAAGTTTTAAGAAAATTACCATTTGGCGGGTAAACATTTAATATTTTTATGTGTTTACCATAATTTGTAGGCGGGACCACCCAAGTATAGCCATCAGTCGTTCGCTCAACAATGTATCCATCGTCAACATCAGATACTGCATCCCAAGATAAGGAAACATAACCATTATTACCCGAAAAGTTACTCTCTGCGCTAAGACGGAAAACTCCATTATTTACAACAGTGGAGGATTCACGAGGACGAAGCAAGCTATTTCCAAAGGAGTCAGCTAAATGCCCCCCCCTGAAATCGTTTACACCTACAACATTATCCGGAAATTCAGCTCCGCGGCTGCTTGTTTTATTATTTAAAGCAAATCCAAAAGTCCAAACACTAAGTAAACCTACTAACAAATATCCAATTCTTTTTAATCGTTTCATGATCACCTTATCCTATGAAATTAAGCAACTTTTGTTTCTTTCAGTATATCAGATTATCATTCAGATTATATTTGAAAATCGAAAAAAATTATACACAGATAATCAAAAATCCCCCTGAAATTAACGATTAAATCGTTTTTCAGAGGGATTAATTTTAAAACAATTATTTAAGAGTTACAGTTGCGCCAACTTCTTCTAATTGTTCCTTAATCTTGTTAGCTTCTTCTTCAGTTGCGCCTTCTTTAACGATTGAAGGAGCACCATCAACAAGACCTTTAGATTCTTTCAAGCCTTGGCCTGTGATTTCGCGAACAGCCTTGATAACTTTAACTTTTTCTTGGCCTGCTTCTGTTAACTCAACATCAAATGAGTCCTTAGCAGCACCGTCGCCGCCGCCAGCACCACCAGCTGCAGCTACAGGAGCTGCGGCAGTTACGCCAAATTCTTCTTCAATACTCTTAACTAAATCATTTAATTCAAGGATTGATGCACCCTTGAGTTGTTCAATAATTCCTGCTACATCTAAAGCCATTATTATAATTCCTCCGTTAATTTTTATTTATTCTGCGCTAGGAGTCTCTGCTCCTGCATCTTCACCGTTAGCTGCTTTTTGTTCAGAAACAGCTTTAACAGCATATGCAACATTGCGAACTGGTGCCTGTAATACAGAAAGTAACATCGAAAGAAGTCCCTCTCTGCTTGGCATCGTTGCTAGTTGGTTAATTTCTTCAATGGAAGAAACTTTACCATCGATATAACCGCCCTTAATTTCTAAGGCTTCAGCAGTTTTTGCAAAATTAGCTAAAACTTTTGCTGGTGCGATAATATCTTCATTTGAGAAGGCTACAGCCGTTGGACCCTTGAAAAGATCATCGATACCTTCATAACCAGTCTCATCAGCGGCTCTTTTCAAGTAAGTATTCTTGATTACTTCATAGTGAACGTCAGCTTTTCTTAGTTCCGTACGAAGCTGAGTATCTTGTTCAACCGTTAAGCCACGATAATCAACGACAATAACTGCCTTTGCAGCTTTAAACTGTTCAACGACTTGGGAAATAGCTTTTCCCTTTTTCTCTAAAATCGCTTCACTCGCCAAATGTATTTCCTCCTTTTTTTATTTTGGTAATTATCTGCAAAAAAAGTGAAGCCGAAGCTCCACTTATTTTAATAAATCGAACTTCCTCGGCAGGGTATTAAGGCTAACGCCACCTGAGTCTTCGGCAGAAAAATCACTCTCATTTATTGTAACTTATTTTTTTGAATTAACAAGTTTTAAATTGTTGAAGCATCAACCTTAATGCCAGGGCCCATTGTTGAATGAACTGAAACACTCTTCATGTAAATTCCTTTAGCAGAAGAAGGTTTTGCTCTTAAAATTGCTTCATTAAGTGCTTTAAAGTTTTCACTTAACTTATCAGCATCGAATGAAACTTTACCAATTGGTACAGAAATAATTCCTTGACGATCAACACGATAGTTAACCTGACCAGCTTTAACATTTTCGACAGCTTTTTTAACATCAGCTGTAACTGTGCCAGTCTTAGGGTTAGGCATCAAACCGCGAGGTCCTAAAATCTTACCTAACTGACCAACTTTAGCCATCATTTGCGGTGTTGCAACAACAACATCAAAATCCATGTAGCCGTCTTTAACTTTTTGAAGTAAATCATCATCACCGACTTCATCAGCACCAGCTGCTTCTGCTTCACGAGCTTGATCTCCTGTTGCAAAAACAATTACTTTCTTAGTTTTACCAGTACCATTTGGTAATACTAGTGCACCTCTGATATTTTGATCAGCTTGCTTTGGATCTACTGAAAGATTGTATGCAACCTGAACTGATGAATCAAATTTTGTGTAAGATGTTTCTTTTACTAATTTAATTGCTTCTTCAGCAGTGTAAGTTTTACCTTTTTCAATGCTTTCTAAAGCCTTTTTGTAATTCTTTCCTCTTTTTGCCATTATATCCTCCTTGCTGTGGTTAAACGAGTATTAACTCTTCCACTTGCCTGCCTTTTAGTCTTCAACCGTAATTCCCATTGAACGGGCAGTACCTTCGACCATGCGCATAGCTGCTTCAATATCAGCTGCGTTTAAGTCTTGCATTTTGGTTTCGGCAATTTGTTTAACTTGGTCACGTTTAACTGTTGCCACTTTGTTGGTATTTGGTTCACCAGAGCCCTTTTCAATCTTAGCTGCCTTCTTTAAAAGAATAGCAGCAGGTGGTGTCTTAGTGATGAAATCAAAAGAACGATCTTCATAAACTGTAATCACAACTGGAATGATCATTCCAGCCTGATCAGCCGTCCGAGCGTTAAAATCTTTTGTAAATCCAACAATATTAACTCCGGCTTGACCCAAAGCAGGTCCAACTGGAGGAGCAGGTGTAGCTTTACCTGCTGGTATTTGCAATTTAACTACGTTTGCAACTTTTTTTGCCACGGTAATTACCTCCTTATCCGTGTGTGGTTTAATGATCAGAAGATTTGATCTCCCACTGTATGAAAACATACAGTTTAAATGATAACACACCTCTTAGATACTTCAAGTTAATTTAAGCGGCAAAATTTCTTCATTCAAAATTTTCAGCTGATATTTCCCACTGAATCGATTAGTTAGTTGCTCCGAAAATCCTGCAGTTTCAGTTTTTTTCAGTTGAATTTTAACGGTAACTACCTCTGAGTACTCCTCATCTAGGGTAACAATCTCAGCTTGATTCAAAAAATACTTAAGTGCGTCATGATCACTATATTCAACTTTAATTTCAGCGACTACGAAATAATCGTAAACTGCAAGTTCAGCGTTAGAAAGTGCCTCTGTTACACCTTTGCCATAAGCTCTAATTAAGCCGCCTGCTCCCAACTTGATTCCGCCAAAATAGCGCGTAACCGTCGCCAAAATATTAGTCAGTTCGTTTTTCTGTAAAGCATTTAGAATTGGGGCTCCAGCGGTGCCTTGCGGTTCACCGTTATCAGAGGACTTCATCTTTTCAATTTCTTCATTAAGAATATAAGCGTACGCAACATGAGTTGCTTCCCGATTTTCAATCTGAACTATCTTTAAAGCGTCCCCTACTTCCGATTCATTACTAACAAAAAAGAGGTCGCCAATAAAGCGGGACTTCTTAATAGTAAACTCACCACTTGCTCGTTTGGTCGCTAAACTTTTATAAGGAATTTTTTGCATTCTTCTGTCTCAAACGAATCTCCCGAAAGAACTTTTTCATGATCTCTTGACACTCTGTTTCTAAGACGTTGCCCTCATAAGTGACATGATGATTGAATTTCGGATTATCTAAAATTCGCTCTAAACTTACTACCGCTCCCGCTTTTGGGTCAAGAGCGCCAAAAACTACCCGCTTAATCCGGCTATTAATTAAAGCCCCCGCACACATCGGACATGGCTCAATTGTGACAAAAAGTTCACAGTCAATCAAACGCCAATATCCAATTTTCTTGCAAGCATTGCTGATTGCAATCATTTCAGCGTGGTGAAGTGCATTTTCATTAATCTCTCTTTGGTTATAACCGCGCCCGATCACTTTGCCATTTAAGACAACGACGGCACCGATGGGCACTTCAGCTTGACTGCGAGCAATCTCTGCTTGCTCCAAAGCTTTTCGCATCCAAAATTCATCCTGCATGCTGTGACCTTAAAATATAGTAACCTTTATTACGTTTTAAAATTTCGCAGTTACCAAAAACTTCCGCCATTTTCTCCTTAATTGTTGGCTCACCTTGTTTGCGCTGAACGACCAAAATTAACTGACCACTCGGCTGAAGATGCTTAAAACTATCCTCAATCAGTTGATTAATTACTGATTTACCTGCTCGAATCGGCGGATTGGTTAAAATTAAATCAAAATTGTCAGTAATTTCCGTAAATAAATCTGACTTGACCAAGTTAATTCGATCTTGACCGTTGGTAGAAAAATTTTTCTTCGCAAGCCCGATTGCCCGTTCATTGACCTCGCTTGCAGTAACCTCTGCTTGTGGATAATTAGTTGCTGCAAAAAGCGCAATCGGTCCATATCCAGTTCCTAAATCTAAAACCGAATTTGGTGCTAGATTTAATTTATCAACTGTATCGATCAAAGTCCTAGTTCCAAAATCTACGTATTTTTTGGAGAAAACTCCATTATTTGAATAAAATTGATAGTTTATCCCTGCTAACTCACACTTAAACGTTGTCTCATCATCTTTAGAAGTGGGAGTTTCATCAAAATATTGTTCGTTTTTCATAACTACATTTTACCAAAAATTTCATCCTAAACTTCTGAAAGCGTTTTGTTTTTTGAATTTTGTAGTAAAATTAAGATGTTAATTATACGATGGAGGAAACATATTTATGAAAGTAGCAGTAATTGGATGTACTCACGCGGGAACATTTTCCGCCCAAGAAATTTTGACGCAACACCCCGACGCACAAGTGACAGTTTATGAAAGAAACGACAATCTATCATTTCTGTCATGCGGCATCGCTCTTTGGGTCGGCAACAATGTCTCTGATCCGAAAAAGATGTTCTATTCAAGCCCAGAAGCTCTAACCAAACTCGGAGCTACAATGAAGATGGAGCACGACGTAACTGATGTTGATCTTGATCAAAAAACTGTTACCGCTACAAATTTAAAAACGGGCGAAACCAAAACCGAAGCTTTTGATAAAATCGTCATTACAACTGGTTCAAAACCCGTAGTTCCAAACTTGCCAGGAATTCATGGCGACAAAGTTTACCAATGTAAGAATTGGAACGACGCTAACCGAATTAAAGAAGCTTCCGAAAAAATTTCCAGTGCAGTTGTAATCGGTGCTGGTTACATTGGAGCTGAAATCGCTGAACAGCTGTCTTTAATCAACAAAGAAGTTACTTTGATTGACGGTTTAGATCGGGTTTTGGCTAATAACTTTGACCAAAAAGTTACTGACCGAATTGAAGATGAATACCGTAATCACGGCGTTAAATTAGCTCTTGGCGAAATGGTGAAAAGTTTTAATGAAGAAAACGATCAAGTAACCGTCGAAACTGACAAAGGCTCCTACACTGCAGATATTGCTGTCCTTGCGATTGGCTTCTTGCCAAGGACTGACCTATTTACTGATAAGCTCGACATGCTGCCAAATGGCGCCATCATTACTAACGAGTACATGGAAACCAGCAAAAAAGACGTCTTTGCCGCTGGTGATGCTAGTTCTGTATTTTATAATCCAACTGGCAAGGCCGACTACATTCCTTTAGCAACTAATGCCGTTCGCCAGGGAATTCTCGTCGGAAATAACATTGAAAAACCCACCGTTAAATACCTCGGAACACAAGCAACGTCCGCGGTTGAACTTTACGGATATGCTTTAGCTGCTAGTGGGTTAAATGCAATGGGCGCCAAAAAACGAGGAGTCGAAATTGAAGAAGTTTCAATTGAGCCAGATTATCGACCTGACTTTATGCCGACGACAACCAAGGTTCTTTGTACCTTGGTATGGGATCCTACTAACCGCCAAGTTCTAGGAGGGTCATTTATGGCAAAACACGATATTTCTCAAGCAGCCAACGTCATTTCCCTTGCGATTCAAAGTAAAATGACAATTGATGATTTGGCAATGGTTGACTTTTTCTTCCAGCCAAACTTTGATCAGCCAATCAACTATATTGGAGCAGTTGCAAGCGCGGCTTGTGCAAAATCGAGTAGCAAATAGCTAGGCTATCAACTACATGAACGAGTATGGCTAAGAAAAGCAAAAAATTGAATTCTAAGAATTATTATCGTTGAATAACGATCCATCTAACACAAAGATAGAGAAACTTGCGATTGGCAATTTTAATTTTTTGCGTCTGAATCCGCTAATTATTTTTACAAAAATGACGTTGCAAATACCCTTAGCAGGATGACAATCCTAGAGAATATCTTCCTTTTTTTGCAATTCAAGTTATCGAAATTTTCTGATGAACAAGATCAATTAATCAGTATTTTTAAAGGCTCATAAGCGACCCTCGACGGAGGATTAGAAAAAGCGTAACGATTGCTTTTCAGATAATTGGTGAAGACGATTTTAGAGTATTAGAAAATGTCAACAATTGGATCAGCCTATATTAGTTCTCAAGAAAGAACATCTGAAGAATTCAAAGCCCTAAAAAAAGGTTTCTGTTTCTTAATAAATACTCCCAAAAAGAAGATCAAGTTGTTATAAGTATAAAAATCAAATTTGGTCAAAGCCAGATAAAAGACCTGTGAACTTTCACCGCCTAGATATCGCACCATAAAAAAATAAAAACTGCAATCAAGAATTGTGGTTTTTATTTTGGTTTCGTTCGATGTTCTCGCAGAAAATTCAGGTTTTTATTATTTTTTTTCGAAATTAGAGCGACATTGCAACTTTTAAAAGTTATTATATGATTAACGTAAACTAGAGGTGAAAAACATGGATAATTTTGAAAACAATAATAACTTTCCAAATAATGTTCCAAAAAGACAAAATGATATCCCAATGAACCAACAAGATGATTCTCAAAACGAGATTCAAGTTCCAATGGAAGAAAAGAAAAAAAAGCCATTTTACAAAAAATGGTGGATTTGGCTTATTATCGTACTCGTAATTGCAGCAATTGTAACGGTTACGTTTTTGATGCTCTATAACAAAAAAGATAGCTCAGAAATGTCCACACAAAAAAACAATTCGTCCGTTTCTTCTTCCGTTAAAATGAAAAACAAGAGCAAGAAAGATCGTGAAAACAAAAAAAACTCATCATCTGGAGCCAACACCCAACCAAATTCCAGCGCGGCATCCGGCAATAAATCTACTAGTAACGCAGCTGTTGGCAAGACTGGCAGTGCCTTAGAAGTGTTTAACAGTATTTTGATTGGTGACACTGCTACTAACGGTAATGGTGGAGTCTCAGAGGCCGAATTGCAAGCAAAACTGGGTAATCCTCAGAAGACTGAAGAACTGACTTACGAAGGAAAAAGTGCTAAGAAAGAGACTTGGGGCTCAGTTGTCGGACTCACTCAGGGAAGCGGTACGATGGTAATCTTGGTCCAAGACGGCGATGCTTATCGAGCAGTTTCTAAAACGAGTGTTGGAATTTCTGGCGATCCAAAGAAGGCTGAATTTACTTTAGATCAATACAATCAACTACAAATTGCTAATTTAAGCTCTGAACAAGCGGTTCAAACCTTAGGGCAACCTAACGCAATGACAACTTCACTGATAAACGGCACTAATTTTACTTCTTATACTTGGAATACCAGCGTAAAAGGCGAAAAAGATGCATTTTTCACAATCGCATTTACTAATAACATCGCAACTACTAAGGACCAACAAGGTCTAAAATAGCTCCTAAACAATCAGCTAAATAATTTCACTTTCTTAGATTTACAATATTATCAAAAATCAAATTAGGAGCACAAATGTTATACGAAGCATGTATTGAAAATTTATCAGATTTAAACGAAGTGATCAGCCGCGGTGCAAAAAGAATTGAACTTTGTGACAATCTAGCTGTTGGTGGGACAACTGTTAGCCACGGAGTGATGAAATACGCTCTCTCCATTGCACACGAACGACAGGTCAGCGTCGCTACAATCATTCGTCCCCGAGGTGGCGATTTTGTATATAACGATATTGAAATTAATGCAATGGAAGACGACATCTTCCAAGCTCAGCAACTAGGAGCCGATGCCGTAGTCTTCGGGACTTTGACTGCTGAAGGCAAAATCGATTATCCTACCATGGAACAATTAATCGCCGCTGCGAGTGGAATGGAATGCGTGATGCATATGGCTTTTGATCACATCGCAGGTGATAAAATTGCTGCAATCACTGAGCTAAAAGAACTCGGGATTGACCGAATCCTTACCCATGGTGGTCTCACGTCTACTAAGATCGAAGATAATCTAAGCCAAATTCAAAGCTATATCTTGGCTGCCAACGGAGAAATTCAAATTCTACCAGGTGGCGGAATTACTACTCTCAATCGCGACCTAGTCGCTGAGAAAACTAATGCTAATCAACTACATGGGACAAAAATTGTCTAACAAATCATTTAAATCACGCGGTAATGGGGCCGAAATCGTGATTTTTTTTTGCGTAAAAGGATGAGTGAACTCTAGTCTTTGACAATGAAGCGCCTGCCGATCAATAAGTAAACGATCCCCGCCGTAAAGTTCATCGCCATAAATCGGATGCTCAATCGCACTCAAGTGCGCTCGAATTTGGTGTGTTCTCCCAGTAAATAATCGGACGTTTAAAGCCGTTGCCTCTTGGTAATTCTGAGCCACTTTCACCAAAGTAATTGAGCTTTTACCTTGATCACTAATTACTCGCCGTAAGAAGAACTCCGGTGAACGACCTAGTGGCAACATCAATAAAAGATCTTGTTCAATTTGTCCCTTCACCACGGCAAAATATTCCTTGTCAACCCCGTGACCCGATTTATCTTTAAAAAATAGACTATGTGAGAGTGAATTTTTCGCAAACAAAATTACTCCGCTTGTATCACTATCAAGCCGAGTGATTAAGTGAATCGGAAAATCCTCCCCTGTCGTTTCATAAAGATAGTTTTTTACGCGACTTGCCACGTTATCGAGATCATCTCCTCTTTTAGGAATGGACGGCAAAAACGGCGGTTTATTGACCGCCAGGAAATAATTGTCTTCATAAATTACCTCGATCGGTTTAGCAATTCGCACAATATTACTTGAACTTGCCAAATCAGGAATTGTAATCGTGAGCTGGTCATTAATCTGGAGGCGATAATCACTTCTTTGCGATAAACCATTAACCACAATCTCACCGCCTTGATACTTAATTCTCTTTAAAATGCGACGTGAAATCCCCTGACTTCGTAAATATTTCGAAATTTTTTCGCCCTGCGATTTTTCTTCAATTAGATAATTTAATTTCATTTTCCAAAAAAACTCAACATCTGAGTTGAGTTCCTAATCATATTTTTTCTTCGGATAAATAAAGGAATTACCGACCCGATCCCAAAAGTGCATATGCCGGTATTTCACAAAATGAATCCTCTCTTTAGCAATTTGATACTTTAGACGAGTTACCCCAGTATCATGTAAGATCAAATTATCGACCGAAAGGTCAACGTCGGTGGGATCTAATAACTCGACTTCTACCCACTCGTCAGGCGAAATAACCATTGGTGAGCCAAGCGTTCGAAAAATACTATTATTCAAAGAAGCTATCTCAGTTACCTGCAAAGCTTTAACCGTGGGGTGAATAACTGCTCCACCTAAAGACTTATTATAAGCTGTTGAACCTGTAGGAGTCGAGATAGAAAGCCCATCGCCACGAAATTTTTCAAAGAAATCACCCTTAATCAAAACGTTACAAGTAAAAGTTGAAACCACTCGCCTTACTGTCGACTCATTTAAAGCATGATCGATCAAAAAAGGTTCCAGCGAATCCCCTTTGTAAGCCTCAACCCTTAAAATTGGATAACTGACATCTGCACATTGAGATTCACTCAAGGAATCAACCAATTCATCAAGTTCAAACTCCCGATAATCGGTGTAAAATCCTAAATGTCCGGTATGAACACCAATGAAACGTACTCGTTCAATTCGTGGCAAGTAA of Xylocopilactobacillus apicola contains these proteins:
- a CDS encoding 5-formyltetrahydrofolate cyclo-ligase, which codes for MINKKEIRQIQISKLQNLPADERITQATQIFANFKNTKNFQQAKNIAMFWSTELELPTHEFINEIKTHKHVYLPVVAPQHQLIFRKFVSEATMQTNRGIDEPTPDSPTISPNDLDLIVVPGLIFSRTKYRIGFGGGYYDRFLAKYDNFSTALSFKEQFVSDPTWEIDSFDRPVKQLITPNAIY
- a CDS encoding 2,3-bisphosphoglycerate-dependent phosphoglycerate mutase, translating into MSKLILIRHGESTSNRDNIFTGWNDVLLTEKGIAQAISAGQKIKNSQIQFSEIHTSVLARAIQTANIIADTIDQSYLPLYKSWRLNERHYGALKGINKDRAREIYGANQVALWRRNFAATPPLLTNPDFDRRYQNVPKDSLPLGESLATSLTRVLVYYEDIIAPKLRTNQDLLLVAHGSTIRVLIKNFDQISGSELDGVKVANGSPIVYEFDHALNVTKKFSL
- the rplL gene encoding 50S ribosomal protein L7/L12, which translates into the protein MALDVAGIIEQLKGASILELNDLVKSIEEEFGVTAAAPVAAAGGAGGGDGAAKDSFDVELTEAGQEKVKVIKAVREITGQGLKESKGLVDGAPSIVKEGATEEEANKIKEQLEEVGATVTLK
- the rplJ gene encoding 50S ribosomal protein L10 — encoded protein: MASEAILEKKGKAISQVVEQFKAAKAVIVVDYRGLTVEQDTQLRTELRKADVHYEVIKNTYLKRAADETGYEGIDDLFKGPTAVAFSNEDIIAPAKVLANFAKTAEALEIKGGYIDGKVSSIEEINQLATMPSREGLLSMLLSVLQAPVRNVAYAVKAVSEQKAANGEDAGAETPSAE
- the rplA gene encoding 50S ribosomal protein L1 translates to MAKRGKNYKKALESIEKGKTYTAEEAIKLVKETSYTKFDSSVQVAYNLSVDPKQADQNIRGALVLPNGTGKTKKVIVFATGDQAREAEAAGADEVGDDDLLQKVKDGYMDFDVVVATPQMMAKVGQLGKILGPRGLMPNPKTGTVTADVKKAVENVKAGQVNYRVDRQGIISVPIGKVSFDADKLSENFKALNEAILRAKPSSAKGIYMKSVSVHSTMGPGIKVDASTI
- the rplK gene encoding 50S ribosomal protein L11 translates to MAKKVANVVKLQIPAGKATPAPPVGPALGQAGVNIVGFTKDFNARTADQAGMIIPVVITVYEDRSFDFITKTPPAAILLKKAAKIEKGSGEPNTNKVATVKRDQVKQIAETKMQDLNAADIEAAMRMVEGTARSMGITVED
- a CDS encoding YigZ family protein is translated as MQKIPYKSLATKRASGEFTIKKSRFIGDLFFVSNESEVGDALKIVQIENREATHVAYAYILNEEIEKMKSSDNGEPQGTAGAPILNALQKNELTNILATVTRYFGGIKLGAGGLIRAYGKGVTEALSNAELAVYDYFVVAEIKVEYSDHDALKYFLNQAEIVTLDEEYSEVVTVKIQLKKTETAGFSEQLTNRFSGKYQLKILNEEILPLKLT
- the tadA gene encoding tRNA adenosine(34) deaminase TadA; its protein translation is MRKALEQAEIARSQAEVPIGAVVVLNGKVIGRGYNQREINENALHHAEMIAISNACKKIGYWRLIDCELFVTIEPCPMCAGALINSRIKRVVFGALDPKAGAVVSLERILDNPKFNHHVTYEGNVLETECQEIMKKFFREIRLRQKNAKNSL
- a CDS encoding class I SAM-dependent methyltransferase — encoded protein: MKNEQYFDETPTSKDDETTFKCELAGINYQFYSNNGVFSKKYVDFGTRTLIDTVDKLNLAPNSVLDLGTGYGPIALFAATNYPQAEVTASEVNERAIGLAKKNFSTNGQDRINLVKSDLFTEITDNFDLILTNPPIRAGKSVINQLIEDSFKHLQPSGQLILVVQRKQGEPTIKEKMAEVFGNCEILKRNKGYYILRSQHAG